A part of Dermacentor variabilis isolate Ectoservices chromosome 10, ASM5094787v1, whole genome shotgun sequence genomic DNA contains:
- the LOC142559201 gene encoding alpha-(1,3)-fucosyltransferase C-like: MASLRGVFNWTYTYRRDSTCRIRTSSCVLSPAPGRCHSRKYAALNLSRLAVWVASNCRTSSRREAFVEELRKHMAVDAFGSCGNLACPRNEDCFARIGKRYYFYLALENAVCRDYVTEKLYNALQHDMVPVVMGSYAASLAPPGSCVDALRFASPERLAVYLKAVAANAAQYQSYFAWKKTHEVRSHAFDDHCVLCEALSRARPDERKTYEDIIEWWHGNGSACEQWKPAS, from the coding sequence ATGGCGAGCCTCAGGGGCGTCTTCAACTGGACATACACCTACCGCCGCGACTCGACGTGCCGCATCCGTACTTCTTCGTGCGTCCTGTCGCCCGCCCCAGGACGGTGCCACAGCCGCAAATACGCCGCATTAAACCTGTCCAGACTGGCCGTCTGGGTCGCCAGCAACTGCCGGACCTCAAGCCGCCGCGAGGCGTTCGTCGAAGAGCTCCGCAAGCACATGGCGGTAGATGCGTTCGGCTCTTGCGGAAACCTCGCATGCCCGCGTAACGAGGACTGCTTTGCTCGTATCGGCAAGAGGTACTACTTCTACCTGGCCCTGGAAAACGCCGTGTGCCGCGACTACGTCACGGAGAAGCTGTACAACGCGCTCCAACACGACATGGTTCCGGTGGTGATGGGAAGTTACGCTGCGAGCCTGGCGCCTCCCGGATCTTGCGTCGACGCGCTTCGATTCGCGTCTCCCGAGCGTCTCGCCGTGTACCTGAAGGCGGTGGCCGCCAATGCCGCGCAGTACCAGTCTTACTTCGCCTGGAAGAAGACGCACGAGGTCCGAAGTCACGCGTTCGACGATCATTGCGTCCTCTGCGAGGCTCTTTCCAGAGCTCGTCCAGACGAACGCAAGACGTACGAGGACATCATCGAGTGGTGGCACGGCAACGGATCCGCCTGCGAGCAGTGGAAGCCGGCCAGCTGA